In Mustela erminea isolate mMusErm1 chromosome 7, mMusErm1.Pri, whole genome shotgun sequence, the genomic stretch ATCATGAAGAATATAATTGAGAAGACTAAGGTATTTATAAGAAAGACATGTCTGGGAAGATTAAGAACTCCTTGATGAACTCAGAGATTAAAATAGTATATTCAGAAATGTAGTTTTCTGTAAGTGTGCAGACATCTGGTCCTTTAGAAAGCTTGATTTCTTTAcaaagattttgttgtttttgttagaCCTGAGTGCGTTTCTCATATAGcccaacattaaaataatttctaattatctATATAATCAACTTGAAGACATTTGAAAGCTTGTggagttttcatttaatttggggGTGAGGAATGGGAAAGCCTGAGTCCTTGAAGAATACTGCTTGCTCTGCtactaaatgtatttttattctttgtggtTTGTAGGTTTGAgagttccttttgttttcctttattttcctgaaCACAAGGGCATTTCTGATTTCCTCTGTTGCATGTAAGTACAGCTGACCCTTCAACAACATGGGTTTAAACTGCACTTATATCCTCCGGTCGCGGGCGCGCTCCGCCTCGCGTTCTGTGTGAGACGTAGAGCTGAGCGACCGAACCCGCGAACGAGATGCCGGTGGCCGTGGGGCCCTACGGGCAGTCCCAGCCGAGCTGCTTCGACCGCGTGAAGATGGGCTTTGTGATGGGCTGCGCAGTGGGCATGGCGGCCGGGGCGCTCTTCGGCACGTTTTCCTGTCTCAGGATCGGAATGCGGGGTCGGGAGCTGATGGGCGGAATCGGGAAAACCATGATGCAGAGTGGCGGCACATTTGGCACATTCATGGCCATCGGGATGGGCATCCGATGCTAATCAGAGCAATGGTTGCCCAGTACAGCTACCCCTTCTCATCAGTCCCAGCTCATGTACTATAATAAAACAAGTCtttgagtaaaaaaaataaataaataaataaactgcacTTATACATGGATTGTTTTTTAATCAATACAGTTCTGTAactgtgttctctcttccttgtgattttcttaacaaCATTTTCTTCCCTCTAGCTTTATTTATTGTAAggatacaatatataatacatataacatacaaaatatcaGTTAACCACCTGTTCGTGTTATTGGGATTGATTCCGGCCAACAGTAGGCTACTAGTAGTTAAGGTTtcagggagtcaaaagttatatgtggattttcagctgcacagggctggggcagggagattGGCTTCCTGAACCCCTGCGTTGTTTAAGAGTCAGCTGTACTTTGTTTCTTACCCACATGACTCTGACATTAAACCTTAGAAATAATATGGTTTTGAGGTGAATTTTCTTCAAAGTGAAGGCAGGTACAGAGATGGAATAATGAAGGAGATGGATGTGTATTTACACTGGCATGCATTTACTGAGCTTCAGTGATATGAAAGGTTCAATGCTAAACACAGAAAGCCATACCAAGATGGATGATGTATGATACCACGAATCAGTGCTGCAGTACCTGAACCGATCTGAGACTGGTAAATCTGCTTCACTGGTTTACATTTTGGGACCATACCCTCACCCCTTACGGAGAGAGTCAACGTGaaattcttttctgcattttgtaAAAGTGTTGTCAGTGACACTATTTCATTGCTCCATGTCCCCTTTTGGGGATACCACATAAAAAACCACCTTAAAAACctccttatttgtggagcataacaaataacatggaggacatggggagatggagaggagaagggagttgagggaaattggaaggggaggtgaaccatgagagactatggactctgaaaaacaatctgagggtttcgaaagggtggggggtgggaggttgggggagccaggtggtgggtattatggagggcacgtattgcatggagcactgggtgtggtacataaacaatgaattctgttacactgaaaagaaaaacaaaaacaaaaacaaaaagcctcttCCAGAATTTAATGCCAAGAAACATTTGTTGCCTAAATATCCAACAATAGGGAAATGCATAGGTAAATTACAACATTTTCACATAACAAcatattatataaacattaaaatgatagttttgattactgtgtagaaaaatggaaaataagtgaTATAAGTGagtaaaacaatacaaaatgacATCTACCCTGTGATTACAAATATACAGAACATATATTCACACAAGAGTGAATGTTCAAAGGAAACTATACATTAGGAGTAAAATTATAGGTGCCCTTTCCCTCTTTTAAAGCACACATTCAGAATGGCACGGAAATACATACTGGTATGGAAAACTTTGTCTTTCACCAAATTTGGTGTTCAttctttgtaattctctttttaccTTGGGAGAAAGGAAGCTCAGAGCCTCATACATTATTCAGTAACTGCATGACATTAGCACTTACGGCTggcattttattctctcttttcaaGGCTTTGATTGTATTCcactttatctcctttttttgacgggctaaaaatgaagaaaaagaaacacacttgACACCCTTATCCTCGAAAAGCTTGTAATATGCTTagatatacatttttatgtagttAGAGATTTTAAGAAATGCGTTATGCTTAGATTGAGGTTATGCTCCGTTTGGAGGGATTCCATGAGAGAGATGTGCTCTCTGCAGTGAATCATATCAGGGATTCCATGATGTCGATACATTTCAGGGTATCTCCTGGTTAAGGTGGCTTTTTCACATTTCTCCACTATAAACTTACTATATTCCCTTTGGAAGtaataaatatttggagaaagacacgaaacaaatattcttaactcttctcaaatttttatccaaagattttgaacactCATCAGTGGATCTGGATTGTAGCGATTTTTTCTATGTTCTAATGGTAATTTTTGtccttccctcattccttcaacatttattatttggaGCTGTTCTATAAGGAGAATTTGcctcttctccatttctatatttattcacttatttatttacatcagTATAGACTCATGGATATGAACTTTATTCTTTGGGTTATATTCCAATGCTATCTATTTTGCTGCTCAAATTATAATATAACActagtctcttttttctttcactactgGGCTTTCTGGTACCTCCAGCTGCTCCAGGCTTATCCTGTATTTTCCCCGCCTCAGCGGGGAATGACCGCAGAATGGACCACTTCTCTGAGGAACCCTGATTTCTTTTATTGAAGATGGTATATAGAAGCCAATATCTGAGCATTAGCACTGAGGTGTCCTCGTTGCTACTGGAGTGTCATCGCGCTCTCAGAAGACTAAACCTGCCAGGGATGTGGCCATCTCAGTGCTTCTGCTCCTCTGCTGGTTGTGGTTATGGGCCAACATGTTCCTTGCTTCCCCCAATGGTACAGTGTTCCCCCTGTTCTCTTTCCCCAGTTACAGTTGGTTTTCACTAGTACCATAAATCACTACATTGCTGCCCTTCATTAAGTGGGAAACAGCAGAGAAAGAGGTCCAGGTAGCATTCTGTGACCAGCCTTCATGAgctgctcttcccctccccaataGGACACTTTCTTAGGACTCTCTCCAAACTTTTCTGCAAGTTCTCGGTAGGgcttatggggaaaaaaacctgaagagATTGCAGATTCACCAATTTCTGTGGCCCTTAGGGCCTTTCTCTTCTTAGATTTTGAGCCACGTGTTTACCCTATAACAAATTCTCTGACAGTCAGGAACTTGCAATTTGTTTGttgatttgtgtgtttgttttattataagAGTGTGAGAGATGCTCTTTCTAGTTCTGCATATTTGAGTGGGAACttagaaaagttttatttgtGAAATCAGCCATTACTTATCCATTCTTATCTTAACACAACTGATCACTTATTTTTTGGacttcataatatatattatctccTTTTGATGTCTGAAATGGTCCCCATCTGAATTGTAAGCTTTGTGAAAGATAGACGTTTTCATGGACTAGTGGAAAGAGTATGAActttagaaacaaaaagaaactaagcTCAAACCCTGCCTCTATGATCTTTGTGACCATGAACAAAATAGTGCATAtgcccatttcctcttctgtaagatGTAGATACCGAACTGAAGAGCATAGGACTCttggttccggctcaggtcacgatctcgggatGGTGAGATGGAGCCGCACATCAAACTCCAGGCTGGGAAAGGACCTTGCTTGGGATTCctgcttgggattgtctctctccccctgcccccaccacctccctctcttaaaaacaaacaaacaaaaatccacaaaCTGAAATGTCTGCTGTGAGAATTGAAGAGAACTGAAGAGGTGCGTAAACCCTTGACATGGGTAAGCTTTCAAAAGATGGAAGcacatttctcttcctgttttctccttGTATTAATCTGAGTGTCTTGCAGAATCTCAGAAGAACACTGGACGTGGAGTGGCAGCAAAACTTAATATATTCAACTGAAGTTCCAGtcatgtttccttttcattttcataatacaTTACAAACCAACTTTTAGTGCTCTAATACACACCAAGAAAATTTGCCAACAATCTGTATGAAAAACCATAACGTTCAGAAAAGAAACTtgccctctttcctttcctcctagaaaaaaacacaatCTCTCGATGATGGACCAAGAAGCTTAAAAATCTGGCTGATAGAATATTCCTTTTGAGGAGAGAATAGGACAAGGTAACAACTTCTTTGAGCCTTACCTCCTTCCTCTAGATTAAGGAATGAAAGTATTGGTCTAATTATGTCTAACCCCTGGGTCAAGGCATAGAAGGGCTCAGTTAAATTGAAAATGATCTCCAAAAGACATATCCTTCTTCCCTCATTAACAATTTCTCAAAAATCCTTCAGAGAGTAACTCTAGCACTGAGACACATACAGATATGCTATtggaggaaaagggaagcaaAGCCAGCAAAGAGAGAGAACCTCATCCCGAACTTGGTTCCTGAGGAAGGCAAGATTGAGAGGGGAGAGATTCCTGCAGAAGGAGAGCAAGGGGACGTGGCGAGCCAGCACCGTCTGCTCCACAGTGTTGCAGAGAACAAGCATAGAGAACAGGAATTTGTGTGTTCTCCTCCTGAGAACTACTGCTGAAAATCTCCAAAAACTCAAGTTCTAAGGAAAGTTTGTCAGTGTGTTTGGGCTGCTACAACAAAATACTgtagactgggtagcttataaacaacagaaatttattgcttacagttctagaggctgggagtCTACGATCACGGTGTCAGCATGGTCAGGCAAGGACCCTTCTCCGGGTCACACACTTCTCATCATGTCCTTACCTGGCAGAACCGGCTAGGGATCTGTCTCCTTAGGTTCTCTCAAATAAGATACCAGTCCCCCATGAGGGTTCTACCCTCATGATTAAAATGCCTCCCAAGAGACCAACCTACTAATACCATCATTTGTGGGATTTGGGGTTTCAATGAAGGACCCAaatattcagaccatagcaggaaggaaaacattattttaaagttatgtttGCTGAAGGCAAAGCCAAAACTACATTCACTGGTGACATGTAGAACAGGATAGAATCAGCTGAGGTTAGTTTtatcagttgtttttttgtttgttttttgtttggttttgttttgtttttgaataccagcagaagcagaaacttccattttttaaaattatttttattaacatataatgtactatttgccccaggggtacaggtctgtgaatcaccaggcttacgcatttcacagcactcaccatagcacataccctcaggTTTATCAGTTTCGATTTGAGTCATAGACTTACAACTTATAAGGGCCACACAAATGGTTTGTGAGAATGATTGAGTCCACAGTGCAGAAGGAGAGCCGCAAAATGTTGACTGCTCATTTATTTAAGTACATTTGCAAATAACACCCACATTGAGTTCCTGATATCCATTTCTAATTCTTCTAATTCTCAGTAAGGAATTGGAGGAAATATTTTAACCCAGAAGGCTAAGAGATGATGTCTTTGTTCTGTCAGTTCCATCGGGTTTATCTTCTTACCTTTACTGCTCTGATTCTCTTCCCTGGGGCTTGTCATTTCCTCTTCCCTGGGGCTTGtcatttctgtggttttctgCCACACCATCTGGGACTGAGAAGGTTTTCATACTTCCATCAGGACACATGAAAAATTCTCAAGTCTCTCAAGTCTCTACTCATTTCCTTAATTCCCTTAATTCTTAGGACTAAGAATTAACATGAATGCTAAGTGAAACTACTTCCTTCAATAGGATCTGAAAAATTCAGGCTTCCAGTTCCTTTAGAACACAGGAATGGCACCTCTTTCTCTATGCCCAACCCtgtacttttttctctctgatcTCAGCACTCTGAATTCTAATGAGCTGTTTCTGAGTTGGTGATCAGCAGTATATATACCATATCATTTGTTTCAGTCAGAGGAATACCTATCTGATTAGAGTTTGAACTGAAAACAGATTTCTCGTGGGAAGGAACAGTTACACAATATCAAACACTACTAA encodes the following:
- the LOC116596028 gene encoding reactive oxygen species modulator 1 yields the protein MPVAVGPYGQSQPSCFDRVKMGFVMGCAVGMAAGALFGTFSCLRIGMRGRELMGGIGKTMMQSGGTFGTFMAIGMGIRC